A section of the Streptomyces sp. NBC_01591 genome encodes:
- a CDS encoding class I adenylate-forming enzyme family protein — MPHTDPIPAAPDPEAVAAAAEAARRIEAALTGPGAPFAVVRVEDGVHAGSLVYADGPRTLREFVETTWAFGDRPFLISGERSYSYAEFFAAASALACRMTGAYGLRRGDRAVIAMRNHPEWQIAFWAAQLAGLVAVPLNAWWTEDEFAYALDDSGPRVLLVDGERLPRVAGWAAENGARVVVFHGEKTVPDGVERYEDLPAPDPLAAPPEVEIRPEDDATIIYTSGTTGRPKGAVATHLAQVGAVLNPRFHAAASALGRGIIPGQGPAPVSLLTFPFFHVAAFTGFYAAMAAGGTIVLMRKWDAEEALRLIREHGVTHYAGVPATALQLLAAAEQAGDGLESLQMLNTGGAAAPPDLVARLTARHGDRVEPRNGYGLTETSGGVLANFGAEYRLHPGSVGRPTPTTEVRIAGPAGETLPEGEVGELWLRGQSLVRGYWRDEAATARAFTDGWLRTGDLAVVREGRVSVVDRIKDMVIRGGENVYCVEVEAVLHDHPDVEDAAVLGVAHPVLGEEVAAVVRLRAGATATVEELRAHVGRRLAAFKVPAHVLVRDEPLPRNPTGKILKRELRGPVEAELRGE; from the coding sequence GTGCCGCACACCGACCCGATCCCCGCCGCCCCCGACCCGGAGGCCGTCGCGGCTGCTGCGGAGGCCGCCAGGCGTATCGAAGCCGCACTGACCGGGCCGGGAGCCCCGTTCGCCGTGGTGCGGGTGGAGGACGGGGTGCACGCCGGATCGCTCGTGTACGCGGACGGGCCCAGGACGCTCCGGGAGTTCGTGGAGACCACCTGGGCCTTCGGGGACCGGCCCTTCCTGATCTCGGGGGAGCGCAGCTACTCGTACGCCGAGTTCTTCGCCGCCGCGTCCGCGCTGGCATGCCGGATGACCGGGGCGTACGGGCTCCGCCGGGGTGACCGGGCCGTCATCGCGATGCGCAACCACCCCGAGTGGCAGATCGCCTTCTGGGCGGCGCAGCTGGCCGGTCTGGTCGCCGTACCGCTCAACGCATGGTGGACCGAGGACGAGTTCGCCTACGCGCTGGACGACTCCGGGCCGCGGGTGCTCCTGGTGGACGGCGAGCGGCTGCCCAGGGTCGCCGGGTGGGCGGCGGAGAACGGGGCGCGCGTGGTCGTTTTCCACGGGGAGAAGACGGTCCCGGACGGTGTCGAGCGGTACGAGGACCTGCCCGCACCCGATCCGCTCGCCGCGCCCCCCGAGGTCGAGATCCGGCCCGAGGACGACGCGACGATCATCTATACCTCCGGCACCACCGGCCGGCCCAAGGGCGCGGTCGCCACCCATCTCGCCCAGGTGGGGGCGGTGCTCAACCCGCGGTTCCACGCGGCCGCCTCCGCGCTCGGCCGCGGGATCATCCCGGGGCAGGGGCCCGCCCCGGTGTCGCTGCTGACGTTCCCGTTCTTCCATGTCGCCGCGTTCACCGGCTTCTACGCGGCGATGGCGGCGGGCGGCACCATCGTCCTGATGCGGAAGTGGGACGCCGAGGAGGCGTTGCGGCTGATCCGTGAGCACGGCGTCACCCACTACGCCGGTGTCCCGGCGACCGCGCTCCAGCTGCTCGCCGCGGCCGAGCAGGCGGGCGACGGCCTGGAGAGCCTGCAGATGCTGAACACCGGCGGGGCCGCCGCACCGCCCGATCTGGTCGCCCGGCTGACCGCCCGGCACGGCGACCGCGTCGAACCCCGCAACGGCTACGGCCTCACCGAGACCAGCGGTGGTGTCCTGGCGAACTTCGGTGCCGAGTACCGGCTCCACCCGGGCAGCGTCGGCCGTCCGACCCCCACCACCGAGGTGCGGATCGCCGGGCCCGCGGGCGAGACGCTGCCCGAGGGCGAGGTCGGGGAGCTGTGGCTGCGCGGCCAGTCCCTGGTCCGCGGCTACTGGCGCGACGAGGCGGCGACCGCTCGGGCGTTCACCGACGGGTGGCTCCGGACCGGTGATCTCGCCGTGGTGCGGGAGGGGCGGGTCAGCGTCGTCGACCGGATCAAGGACATGGTGATCCGCGGCGGGGAGAACGTGTACTGCGTCGAGGTCGAGGCCGTGTTGCACGACCACCCGGACGTCGAGGACGCGGCGGTGCTGGGGGTGGCGCACCCGGTCCTGGGCGAGGAGGTCGCCGCGGTCGTGCGGCTGCGGGCCGGTGCCACCGCCACCGTCGAGGAGCTGAGGGCGCATGTCGGGCGCCGCCTGGCCGCGTTCAAGGTTCCGGCCCATGTGCTCGTACGGGACGAGCCGTTGCCCCGGAATCCGACCGGGAAGATCCTCAAGCGCGAGCTGCGCGGGCCCGTCGAGGCGGAGCTCCGGGGCGAGTGA
- a CDS encoding TlpA family protein disulfide reductase: protein MKRPYVPFLAAVACAVALIGAIMIGGSPGTPAGYHRGKGGTLTIESAHRPAAPDFTGIDADGRPVRLSDYAGKTVVVNAWASWCEPCRKETPVLVDYHRKMKDQGVVVLGVNRDGSANAARAFAREFHMPYPSILDPGGKQLFALPKGLLTTQGLPVTLVVDARGRIAATVSGALGEGRLEDLVAAARAGSPAAR, encoded by the coding sequence ATGAAACGCCCCTATGTTCCCTTCCTGGCCGCCGTTGCCTGCGCCGTCGCCCTCATTGGCGCGATCATGATCGGAGGCAGTCCGGGTACTCCCGCGGGCTACCACCGCGGCAAGGGCGGCACGCTGACGATAGAGAGCGCGCACCGTCCCGCTGCGCCGGACTTCACCGGAATCGATGCCGACGGGAGGCCGGTCCGTCTCTCCGACTACGCGGGGAAGACCGTCGTGGTCAACGCGTGGGCCTCCTGGTGTGAGCCCTGTCGTAAGGAAACCCCGGTCCTGGTGGACTACCACCGGAAGATGAAGGACCAGGGCGTCGTTGTCCTGGGGGTGAACCGGGACGGCTCCGCCAATGCGGCACGTGCCTTCGCCCGTGAGTTCCACATGCCCTACCCCAGCATCCTCGACCCCGGCGGGAAGCAGCTCTTCGCGCTGCCCAAGGGGCTGCTGACCACTCAGGGGTTGCCCGTCACCCTCGTCGTGGACGCGCGTGGCCGGATCGCCGCGACGGTGTCCGGGGCGCTTGGTGAAGGCCGCTTGGAGGACCTTGTCGCCGCCGCGCGGGCCGGTTCTCCGGCCGCGCGCTGA
- a CDS encoding MFS transporter, translating into MSKTADLPLPDPSRWKALAFIALAQLMVVLDATIVNIALPHAQTALGISDANKQWVITAYALAFGGLLLFGGRIADLWGRKRTFVVGLIGFALASALGGAAQNQGMLFGSRALQGVFGALLAPAALSLLAVMFTDAKERAKAFGIYGAIAGGGGAVGLILGGFLTQVLNWRWTFFVNIPFAIIAAAGAYFVIREPAGSRNRSSLDVPGVVLSALGLVSLVYGFTRAESAGWSDELTIGMFVASGVLLLSFVLTEARVKSPLLPLRVLLDRNRGGVYLSLGLAIIAMFGLFLFLTYYLQVVKGYSPIRTGFAFLPMIAGMITGSTQIGARLMTRVPARKLMGPGFLTAAVGMLLLTQLEIGSSYVGLILPAQLLLGLGMGTAFMPAMSLATHGVEPRDSGVASAMVNTSQQVGGAIGTALLNTIAASAATAYTASHAALGARNPELLKLQSMVHGFTGAIWWAVGILVVASAIAVTFINAGRPSAGPATGGSGSGDADGVEDEFKVPVVAH; encoded by the coding sequence ATGTCAAAAACAGCCGATCTCCCACTCCCGGACCCCAGTCGCTGGAAAGCGCTGGCGTTCATCGCCCTCGCGCAGCTGATGGTCGTTCTCGATGCCACGATCGTGAACATCGCGCTGCCGCACGCCCAGACGGCCCTGGGTATTTCCGATGCCAACAAGCAGTGGGTCATCACGGCGTACGCCCTCGCCTTCGGCGGGCTGCTCCTCTTCGGCGGCCGGATCGCGGACCTCTGGGGCCGTAAGCGGACCTTTGTCGTCGGCCTGATCGGCTTCGCGCTGGCCTCCGCGCTCGGTGGCGCGGCGCAGAACCAGGGCATGCTCTTCGGCTCCCGCGCGCTCCAGGGCGTCTTCGGCGCGTTGCTCGCCCCGGCGGCTCTGTCGCTGCTCGCCGTGATGTTCACCGATGCCAAGGAGCGCGCCAAGGCGTTCGGCATCTACGGTGCGATCGCCGGTGGCGGCGGCGCCGTCGGTCTGATCCTCGGCGGCTTCCTGACCCAGGTGCTGAACTGGCGCTGGACGTTCTTCGTCAACATCCCGTTCGCCATCATCGCGGCCGCGGGCGCGTACTTCGTGATCCGTGAGCCGGCCGGCAGCCGCAACCGCTCGTCGCTCGACGTCCCGGGTGTCGTCCTGTCCGCGCTGGGTCTGGTCTCGCTGGTGTACGGGTTCACCCGCGCCGAGTCCGCGGGCTGGTCGGACGAGCTGACCATCGGCATGTTCGTCGCGTCCGGTGTGCTGCTGCTCTCCTTCGTCCTGACCGAGGCCCGGGTCAAGTCGCCGCTGCTGCCGCTGCGCGTCCTGCTGGACCGCAACCGCGGTGGTGTCTACCTCTCGCTGGGTCTGGCCATCATCGCGATGTTCGGGCTGTTCCTCTTCCTGACGTACTACCTGCAGGTCGTGAAGGGCTACTCGCCGATCAGGACCGGCTTCGCCTTCCTCCCGATGATCGCGGGCATGATCACGGGGTCGACGCAGATCGGTGCCCGGCTGATGACCCGGGTCCCGGCGCGCAAGCTCATGGGTCCCGGCTTCCTGACCGCCGCCGTCGGCATGCTGCTGCTGACGCAGCTGGAGATCGGCTCCTCCTACGTCGGGCTCATCCTGCCCGCGCAGCTGCTGCTGGGTCTGGGCATGGGTACGGCGTTCATGCCGGCCATGTCGCTGGCCACGCACGGTGTCGAGCCCAGGGACTCGGGTGTCGCGTCCGCGATGGTCAACACCTCGCAGCAGGTGGGCGGTGCGATCGGTACGGCGCTGCTGAACACCATCGCCGCGTCGGCCGCGACGGCGTACACCGCCTCGCATGCCGCACTCGGCGCCAGGAACCCGGAGCTGCTGAAGCTCCAGTCGATGGTGCACGGCTTCACCGGCGCGATCTGGTGGGCCGTCGGCATCCTGGTGGTGGCCTCCGCGATCGCGGTGACCTTCATCAACGCCGGGCGTCCTTCGGCGGGCCCGGCGACCGGAGGCTCCGGTTCGGGTGACGCCGACGGTGTCGAGGACGAGTTCAAGGTCCCGGTCGTCGCCCACTGA
- a CDS encoding MarR family winged helix-turn-helix transcriptional regulator has product MEYMTTASTGEPRWLSDEEQSVWRAYLHATTLMEDHLDRQLQRDAGMPHIYYGLLVQLSQAPRRQKRMTELAKDAKITRSRLSHAVARLEKSGWVRREDCPSDKRGQNAVLTDDGFEMLRRSAPGHVDAVRQAMFDRLTPEQVRSLGEIMQVVATGLQPEGTDADLPWLR; this is encoded by the coding sequence GTGGAGTACATGACCACGGCATCCACCGGTGAGCCGCGCTGGCTCTCCGACGAAGAGCAGAGCGTCTGGCGCGCGTACCTCCACGCCACCACGCTCATGGAGGACCACCTGGACCGCCAGTTGCAGCGCGACGCCGGCATGCCGCACATCTATTACGGTCTGCTCGTCCAGCTCTCCCAGGCCCCCCGCCGCCAGAAGCGGATGACGGAACTGGCCAAGGACGCCAAGATCACCCGCTCGCGGCTCTCGCACGCCGTCGCGCGGCTGGAGAAGAGCGGGTGGGTGCGCCGCGAGGACTGCCCGTCCGACAAGCGCGGCCAGAACGCGGTCCTCACCGACGACGGCTTCGAGATGCTGCGCCGGTCCGCGCCGGGCCATGTCGACGCCGTACGCCAGGCGATGTTCGACCGGCTCACGCCCGAGCAGGTGCGCTCGCTGGGCGAGATCATGCAGGTCGTCGCCACCGGACTACAGCCGGAGGGCACGGACGCGGACCTGCCCTGGCTGCGCTGA
- a CDS encoding TetR/AcrR family transcriptional regulator → MDTVSRTATGATQPRAPRPRADALRNRERIVTAAREMFVEFGPDVPLDEVARRAGVGNATLYRNFPDRAALTHEVVLAVTSRTTERAQEAAAEEADPFAALSRFVHAAADERIGALCPMLSGGFDKDHPELLAERRRLEEAVEGLVSRAMSAGRLRTDIAVGDVLVALSQLTRPLPGIGCLDIDRFTHRHLQLFLDGLEAPARSELPGTAATLEDLRRRP, encoded by the coding sequence GTGGACACCGTCAGCCGCACCGCTACCGGAGCGACGCAGCCCCGGGCGCCCCGTCCGCGGGCCGATGCGCTGCGCAACCGGGAGCGGATCGTGACGGCCGCGCGCGAGATGTTCGTCGAGTTCGGGCCCGATGTGCCGCTCGACGAGGTCGCCAGGCGCGCCGGTGTCGGCAATGCCACGCTCTACCGGAACTTCCCCGACCGGGCCGCGCTGACGCACGAGGTCGTGCTCGCGGTCACCTCCCGGACCACCGAACGTGCACAGGAGGCAGCGGCCGAAGAAGCCGATCCCTTCGCCGCCCTCAGCCGCTTCGTGCACGCGGCGGCCGACGAGCGGATCGGGGCGTTGTGCCCGATGCTGTCCGGCGGCTTCGACAAGGACCATCCCGAATTGCTCGCCGAGCGCCGACGCCTCGAAGAGGCAGTCGAGGGGCTCGTGTCGCGCGCCATGTCCGCGGGGCGGCTGCGTACCGACATCGCCGTCGGTGACGTACTCGTCGCCCTCTCCCAGCTCACCCGGCCGCTGCCCGGCATCGGCTGCCTGGACATCGACCGGTTCACCCACCGTCATCTACAGCTGTTCCTGGACGGACTGGAGGCTCCGGCCCGGTCCGAATTGCCGGGAACGGCGGCGACCTTGGAGGATCTGCGGCGTCGGCCATGA
- a CDS encoding M6 family metalloprotease domain-containing protein: MQKPRHRIRNHRHPIALASATALVIAAMATASSTLPIAGRASAGPVATARSAGIAPCRIPATMGVQMSEGMPTPEGYARSTGRVRALNLMIDFPDAPGAGQAMDRYAEFFPQTTDWFRTGSYGRLTYVPDAPLKSWLRMPLPFSEYGMDRGSPYEPGYRHLVEDIVTAADPKVDFAAYDLVNVLVTPNAGPSALDTVLSVTFSGNDDAPRADGVPLANTSFIYSRQDDGSGSFKQTGYRVLPHENGHVFGLPDLYTMEGGGSVGHWDIMSEDWGADNDLLGWHKWKLGWLDNSQISCAARSGSSEHVLGPLATRGGTKLAFIPLSSESGYAVEVRTKAGNDHAVCKPGVLIYKVSSDIDTGQGPVSVADSTKGSTGCTRLPNVHTELSDAPFQPGKTFTDRTNGIRITVVDKDKKGNYRVRITRP; the protein is encoded by the coding sequence ATGCAAAAGCCCCGCCACCGGATACGCAACCACCGCCACCCGATCGCTCTCGCCTCCGCAACAGCCCTGGTCATCGCCGCAATGGCCACGGCCAGCAGCACTCTTCCGATAGCCGGCCGGGCTTCGGCCGGCCCGGTGGCCACCGCCCGTTCCGCAGGCATAGCCCCGTGCCGGATACCGGCGACCATGGGCGTACAGATGTCCGAAGGCATGCCGACACCGGAGGGCTACGCCCGCTCCACGGGCAGGGTCCGCGCCCTCAACCTGATGATCGATTTCCCGGACGCACCGGGCGCCGGCCAGGCAATGGACCGGTACGCAGAATTCTTCCCGCAGACCACCGACTGGTTCCGGACCGGATCGTACGGACGGCTCACATACGTCCCCGACGCCCCCCTGAAGTCCTGGCTGCGGATGCCACTGCCGTTCTCGGAGTACGGGATGGACCGCGGCTCACCGTACGAACCGGGCTACCGCCACCTCGTCGAGGACATCGTCACCGCCGCCGATCCGAAGGTGGACTTCGCTGCGTACGACCTGGTCAACGTCCTGGTCACCCCGAACGCCGGCCCCTCGGCCCTGGACACCGTCCTGTCCGTGACCTTCTCCGGCAACGACGACGCCCCGCGGGCGGACGGCGTCCCGCTCGCCAACACGTCCTTCATCTACAGCCGCCAGGACGACGGCTCGGGATCGTTCAAACAGACCGGATACCGCGTCCTGCCGCACGAGAACGGCCATGTCTTCGGCCTCCCCGACCTCTACACGATGGAGGGCGGCGGCTCGGTCGGGCACTGGGACATCATGTCCGAGGACTGGGGGGCCGACAACGACCTGCTGGGCTGGCACAAGTGGAAGCTCGGCTGGCTGGACAACAGCCAGATCAGCTGCGCCGCGCGGTCCGGCAGCAGCGAGCACGTACTCGGACCGCTGGCCACCCGGGGCGGCACCAAGCTGGCATTCATACCGCTGAGCAGCGAGTCCGGCTACGCGGTGGAGGTGCGGACCAAGGCCGGCAACGACCATGCGGTCTGCAAGCCGGGCGTACTGATCTACAAGGTGAGCTCAGACATCGACACCGGACAGGGCCCGGTGTCCGTCGCGGACAGCACCAAGGGCAGCACCGGCTGCACCCGGCTGCCCAATGTGCACACCGAACTGTCCGACGCCCCCTTCCAGCCCGGCAAGACCTTCACCGACCGGACCAACGGGATACGCATAACCGTGGTCGACAAGGACAAGAAGGGAAACTACCGAGTCCGCATAACCCGCCCGTGA